The sequence below is a genomic window from Luteitalea sp..
TTGCTAGTTTGGCCGTCGGCTGATCGCTAATTCTACAGGCGGCTATTGCCAGGACCGGGTTCCGCGGGACAGGCGGGTGCCGGACTCGACCACGAGGGTGGCCCGCCTGGTGACACGCTCCTGACAGCGCGGGCGGCAATTGCAGGCCACTACAACTCCCAGCGTTCGCGCCGCATCAGGCCGAGCAGATTGATGCACGGTACGCCAAGTTCACGGCACACGTCCGGAATGTAGTGGTCCTTGGGCGGCTTGCGCTTTTCAGCTGCTGACGTCTCTTGTGACACGACGACACCGTTTCGGATTTGTGCGAGCGCGATCACGTACGCGTCCGCGGACTGGTACGGGCTCTTTGCGTCCAGCAGGTCGGGATACATCGCCTCGATCGCCGCGCCAGCCTGCTGAATCTCTGTCGTCAACGGAACGAAGAGACCGGCCGCGCCCTTCGCCCACGCCTGCAATCCTGGAGTCCCGACCGAATCGATTTCCTCTTTCACGAGGGACACAGCTGCGCATTCGCCCGCGTCAATGAGTTGTCGGAGCTTCTCTTCCAGCGATCGAAAAACGTCGAGCGGGTAGTACC
It includes:
- a CDS encoding DUF4411 family protein, giving the protein MTGDQPMYSLDTSMFMDWQARYYPLDVFRSLEEKLRQLIDAGECAAVSLVKEEIDSVGTPGLQAWAKGAAGLFVPLTTEIQQAGAAIEAMYPDLLDAKSPYQSADAYVIALAQIRNGVVVSQETSAAEKRKPPKDHYIPDVCRELGVPCINLLGLMRRERWEL